In Oreochromis niloticus isolate F11D_XX linkage group LG18, O_niloticus_UMD_NMBU, whole genome shotgun sequence, one genomic interval encodes:
- the LOC100706657 gene encoding uncharacterized protein LOC100706657 isoform X1, giving the protein MIFFVILVLLSCTEAEGLQHVFLLHGKDLQLDIKKSVVLDKKTDLFWKFNETNNVAKCYFNNDPVVFDKYEGRAEVFGQNYSLLLKNVQHSDSGDYTAVVSGEKDQKVAEYKAIIQDPVSPVNLTVDSVSSSSDSCNLTVTCSTVDSQISSIFTCDAQNCSQVEKGSFKDKTYTSNLVVYLQQSFIICNHSNQVSMEQTKKDIKLYCKEKPGISICVVKTVVFSVGLIIMVIAVISVHIMEKIKKRK; this is encoded by the exons ATGATTTTCTTTGTGATTCTTGTGTTGCTGTCCTGCACTGAGGCTGAAG ggCTCCAACATGTGTTTCTCCTCCATGGAAAGGACTTACAGCTGGATATAAAGAAATCTGTTGTACTAGACAAAAAAACTGATTTGTTCTGGAAATTTAATGAAACTAACAATGTagctaaatgttattttaataaTGATCCAGTCGTGTTTGACAAATATGAAGGAAGGGCTGAGGTCTTTGGACAAAATTACTCTTTGCTATTAAAGAATGTGCAACACAGTGACAGTGGAGATTATACTGCAGTCGTGTCTGGGGAAAAAGACCAAAAGGTAGCTGAATACAAGGCCATAATCCAAG ATCCAGTGTCTCCAGTTAACCTGACAGTGGACTCTGTGTCCAGCAGTTCAGACTCCTGTAATCTCACTGTGACCTGCAGCACAGTGGATTCTCAAATCAGCAGCATTTTCACATGTGATGCCCAAAACTGCTCTCAGGTAGAAAAAGGAAGCTTTAAAGACAAAACCTATACTTCCAATCTCGTTGTCTATTTGCAGCAAAGCTTCATCATCTGTAATCACAGCAACCAAGTCAGCATGGAACAGACTAAGAAGGACATTAAACTTTATTGCAAGGAAAAACCAG GTATCTCCATCTGTGTGGTGAAGACAGTTGTGTTCTCTGTTGGTCTGATCATCATGGTAATTGCTGTCATCAGTGTCCACATTATGGAGAAGATTAAGAAGCGAAAATAA
- the LOC100706657 gene encoding uncharacterized protein LOC100706657 isoform X2: MIFFVILVLLSCTEAEGLQHVFLLHGKDLQLDIKKSVVLDKKTDLFWKFNETNNVAKCYFNNDPVVFDKYEGRAEVFGQNYSLLLKNVQHSDSGDYTAVVSGEKDQKVAEYKAIIQDPVSPVNLTVDSVSSSSDSCNLTVTCSTVDSQISSIFTCDAQNCSQVEKGSFKDKTYTSNLVVYLQQSFIICNHSNQVSMEQTKKDIKLYCKEKPA; encoded by the exons ATGATTTTCTTTGTGATTCTTGTGTTGCTGTCCTGCACTGAGGCTGAAG ggCTCCAACATGTGTTTCTCCTCCATGGAAAGGACTTACAGCTGGATATAAAGAAATCTGTTGTACTAGACAAAAAAACTGATTTGTTCTGGAAATTTAATGAAACTAACAATGTagctaaatgttattttaataaTGATCCAGTCGTGTTTGACAAATATGAAGGAAGGGCTGAGGTCTTTGGACAAAATTACTCTTTGCTATTAAAGAATGTGCAACACAGTGACAGTGGAGATTATACTGCAGTCGTGTCTGGGGAAAAAGACCAAAAGGTAGCTGAATACAAGGCCATAATCCAAG ATCCAGTGTCTCCAGTTAACCTGACAGTGGACTCTGTGTCCAGCAGTTCAGACTCCTGTAATCTCACTGTGACCTGCAGCACAGTGGATTCTCAAATCAGCAGCATTTTCACATGTGATGCCCAAAACTGCTCTCAGGTAGAAAAAGGAAGCTTTAAAGACAAAACCTATACTTCCAATCTCGTTGTCTATTTGCAGCAAAGCTTCATCATCTGTAATCACAGCAACCAAGTCAGCATGGAACAGACTAAGAAGGACATTAAACTTTATTGCAAGGAAAAACCAG ctTAA